In one window of Mercurialis annua linkage group LG4, ddMerAnnu1.2, whole genome shotgun sequence DNA:
- the LOC126677357 gene encoding hydroxyproline O-galactosyltransferase HPGT1-like isoform X1: MRSRGSSNRLISGASSGTATGNGSAFGSRVSALLFAMFATMATVYVAGRLWQDAENRLHLVKELEMRTGQDKSAISVDDTLKIIGCREQQKKLSAVEMDLAEARQAGFGSKQVKDDHSKKNDKKKLLAVIGIATTFGRKRNRDAIRKAWMPTGAALKKLEEEKSIVARFFIGRSANRGDSLDKDIDDENRLNNDFVVLDGQVEATEENSKKTKLFFIHAVEKWNAEFYVKVNDDVYVNIDALGATLTTHLDKPRVYIGCMKSGEVFSEPTNKWYEPDWWKFGDGKSYFRHASGEIYAISQALAQFISINRSILRTYAHDDVSTGSWFIGLDVKHIDEGKFCCSSWSTGAICAAV; encoded by the exons ATGCGTAGCCGAGGATCCAGTAACCGGTTAATCAGTGGCGCCAGTAGCGGCACAGCCACTGGCAACGGTTCAGCTTTCGGTTCTCGAGTTTCGGCTCTTTTGTTCGCCATGTTTGCCACCATGGCCACAGTTTACGTCGCCGGCCG tTTGTGGCAGGATGCAGAGAATAGATTGCATTTAGTTAAAGAGCTTGAAATGAGAACTGGTCAg GATAAATCTGCAATTTCAGTTGATGATACCCTAAAAATTATAGGCTGCAG gGAGCAACAGAAGAAGTTATCAGCGGTTGAGATGGATCTTGCTGAAGCTAGGCAAGCGGGTTTTGGTTCGAAGCAAGTAAAGGACGAtcattctaaaaaaaatgataagaaGAAGCTTTTAGCTGTCATTGGAATTGCTACTACATTTGGTCGTAAGAGAAATAGAGATGCAATTCGTAAGGCGTGGATGCCTACTG GTGCGGCTCTTAAGAAACTGGAGGAGGAAAAGAGCATTGTTGCACGATTTTTTATCGGAAGAAG TGCAAATCGTGGAGACAGTTTGGACAAGGATATTGACGATGAAAATAGGCTGAATAATGACTTCGTTGTCCTT GATGGACAAGTGGAGGCAACTGAGGAGAATTCGAAAAAGACAAAATTGTTCTTTATACATGCTGTAGAGAAGTGGAATGCCGAGTTTTATGTCAAGGTCAATGATGATGTTTATGTTAATATTG ATGCCCTGGGAGCAACACTTACCACTCATTTAGATAAGCCTCGTGTTTATATTGGGTGTATGAAATCAGGCGAAGTTTTCTCTGAGCC GACCAATAAATGGTATGAACCAGACTGGTGGAAATTTGGTGATGGAAAATC ATACTTCCGACATGCTTCAGGTGAAATCTATGCCATCTCACAAGCTTTGGctcaatttatttcaattaacaG ATCTATTCTCCGAACATATGCCCATGATGACGTCAGTACCGGATCATGGTTCATTGGGCTTGATGTGAAGCACATCGATGAAGGGAAATTTTGCTGCTCCTCATGGTCTACAG GAGCGATATGTGCAGCTGTGTGA
- the LOC126677357 gene encoding hydroxyproline O-galactosyltransferase HPGT1-like isoform X2: protein MRSRGSSNRLISGASSGTATGNGSAFGSRVSALLFAMFATMATVYVAGRLWQDAENRLHLVKELEMRTGQDKSAISVDDTLKIIGCREQQKKLSAVEMDLAEARQAGFGSKQVKDDHSKKNDKKKLLAVIGIATTFGRKRNRDAIRKAWMPTGAALKKLEEEKSIVARFFIGRSANRGDSLDKDIDDENRLNNDFVVLDGQVEATEENSKKTKLFFIHAVEKWNAEFYVKVNDDVYVNIDALGATLTTHLDKPRVYIGCMKSGEVFSEPYFRHASGEIYAISQALAQFISINRSILRTYAHDDVSTGSWFIGLDVKHIDEGKFCCSSWSTGAICAAV, encoded by the exons ATGCGTAGCCGAGGATCCAGTAACCGGTTAATCAGTGGCGCCAGTAGCGGCACAGCCACTGGCAACGGTTCAGCTTTCGGTTCTCGAGTTTCGGCTCTTTTGTTCGCCATGTTTGCCACCATGGCCACAGTTTACGTCGCCGGCCG tTTGTGGCAGGATGCAGAGAATAGATTGCATTTAGTTAAAGAGCTTGAAATGAGAACTGGTCAg GATAAATCTGCAATTTCAGTTGATGATACCCTAAAAATTATAGGCTGCAG gGAGCAACAGAAGAAGTTATCAGCGGTTGAGATGGATCTTGCTGAAGCTAGGCAAGCGGGTTTTGGTTCGAAGCAAGTAAAGGACGAtcattctaaaaaaaatgataagaaGAAGCTTTTAGCTGTCATTGGAATTGCTACTACATTTGGTCGTAAGAGAAATAGAGATGCAATTCGTAAGGCGTGGATGCCTACTG GTGCGGCTCTTAAGAAACTGGAGGAGGAAAAGAGCATTGTTGCACGATTTTTTATCGGAAGAAG TGCAAATCGTGGAGACAGTTTGGACAAGGATATTGACGATGAAAATAGGCTGAATAATGACTTCGTTGTCCTT GATGGACAAGTGGAGGCAACTGAGGAGAATTCGAAAAAGACAAAATTGTTCTTTATACATGCTGTAGAGAAGTGGAATGCCGAGTTTTATGTCAAGGTCAATGATGATGTTTATGTTAATATTG ATGCCCTGGGAGCAACACTTACCACTCATTTAGATAAGCCTCGTGTTTATATTGGGTGTATGAAATCAGGCGAAGTTTTCTCTGAGCC ATACTTCCGACATGCTTCAGGTGAAATCTATGCCATCTCACAAGCTTTGGctcaatttatttcaattaacaG ATCTATTCTCCGAACATATGCCCATGATGACGTCAGTACCGGATCATGGTTCATTGGGCTTGATGTGAAGCACATCGATGAAGGGAAATTTTGCTGCTCCTCATGGTCTACAG GAGCGATATGTGCAGCTGTGTGA
- the LOC126677359 gene encoding putative glucose-6-phosphate 1-epimerase, whose translation MNQSGSAAAVEVVKDRNGIDQIVLRNPRGASVRVSLHGGQVLSWKTEQGEELLFTSSKAIFKPPHPVRGGIPICFPQFGNSGSLEQNGFARKKIWAIDDNPPPLPSNDSNGKTYVDLLLKPSDEDLKIWPHSFEFRLRVSLAADGNLNLLSRIRNINCKPYSFSIAYHTYFAISDISEVRVEGLETLDYLDNLCQRERFTEQGDTLTFESEVDRVYVSCSNVVAIFDHEKKRTFHVRKEGLPDIVVWNPWEKKAKAIADFGDEEYKQMLCVDGAAIEKPITLKPGEEWTGRLELSVISSS comes from the exons ATGAATCAATCTGGATCAGCAGCAGCAGTTGAAGTTGTTAAAGATAGAAATGGAATTGATCAGATTGTTCTTCGTAATCCTCGAGGAGCTTCTGTTCGG GTTAGTTTGCATGGAGGACAGGTTCTTTCATGGAAGACTGAACAAGGAGAAGAATTGCTCTTCACTAGCAGTAAG GCGATATTCAAGCCACCCCATCCAGTACGAGGAGGAATTCCTATATGCTTTCCGCAG TTTGGAAATAGTGGATCGCTGGAGCAAAATGGGTTTGCACGGAAGAAAATTTGGGCGATAGATGATAATCCTCCTCCGTTGCCTTCTAATGACTCTAATGGCAAAACATATGTTGATTTGCTACTTAAGCCTTCTGATGAAGATCTTAAGATCTGGCCACATAG CTTCGAGTTTCGTCTCAGAGTGTCATTAGCAGCAGATGGGAACCTGAACTTGCTATCACGCATCAGAAATATCAACTGCAAGCCATATAGCTTCTCAATTGCCTATCACACATATTTCGCCATCTCAGACATCAGTGAAGTGAGGGTTGAGGGATTGGAAACTCTTGATTATCTAGACAACCTATGTCAAAGAGAACGCTTCACCGAACAAGGAGACACCTTGACTTTTGAATCTGAG GTGGATCGTGTTTATGTGAGCTGTTCAAACGTTGTTGCTATTTTTGATCATGAAAAAAAGCGAACATTTCATGTGCGAAAAGAAGGACTTCCTGATATAG TGGTGTGGAATCCATGGGAGAAGAAAGCGAAAGCCATTGCAGATTTTGGTGATGAAGAGTATAAACAGATGCTATGTGTTGACGGGGCAGCAATTGAGAAGCCAATTACGCTAAAGCCAGGTGAGGAATGGACGGGCCGATTAGAACTCTCTGTTATTTCTTCCAGTTGA